A region from the bacterium genome encodes:
- a CDS encoding type II secretion system F family protein, giving the protein MNFLLVMIIFMVITTFSLVIIGVLTSRRAKVINRLKKVTSDRTPEQVVISLDEEELRKPFFERMIKPVIQKIALKFTRKEGSSAYQDKLLTQLIMAGNPGNLQPGEFIVIQFLISLVLLFVILILCLFINLNPPILILVFTLTGFGFGFVGPKFWLSKQVTIRKRQISRSLPGTLDLLQVSMEAGLGFDLALSKVVEKVKGPLAFEFKKALEEIMVGKNRKEALKDISKRTQVEDLQLFINNIIQAEQLGVGIARVIQVQSDQIRVLQRQRAEEQAMKVPIKMLFPLIFFIFPTILLVVLGPVLLKIISELGTTTIKFSF; this is encoded by the coding sequence ATGAATTTTTTATTAGTGATGATAATTTTTATGGTTATTACTACTTTTTCTCTGGTAATTATAGGAGTCCTTACATCCAGAAGGGCAAAAGTTATCAATCGACTTAAAAAGGTAACATCAGATAGAACACCTGAACAAGTAGTAATCTCTTTAGACGAAGAGGAGTTAAGAAAACCCTTTTTTGAGCGGATGATTAAGCCTGTTATCCAGAAAATAGCATTAAAATTTACCCGAAAAGAAGGCTCTTCGGCGTATCAAGATAAACTTTTAACTCAACTTATTATGGCGGGAAATCCAGGGAATTTACAACCCGGTGAATTTATTGTCATCCAATTTTTGATAAGTTTGGTTTTATTATTTGTTATTTTAATATTGTGTCTATTTATTAATCTAAACCCACCTATTTTAATTCTTGTTTTTACCTTAACTGGTTTTGGATTTGGGTTTGTGGGACCTAAATTTTGGTTAAGTAAGCAAGTTACAATAAGGAAGCGGCAAATTTCAAGGTCATTACCAGGCACCCTTGACTTATTACAGGTAAGTATGGAGGCAGGATTAGGATTTGATTTAGCTTTATCAAAGGTGGTGGAGAAGGTTAAAGGACCGCTGGCTTTTGAGTTCAAAAAGGCATTAGAAGAGATTATGGTTGGCAAGAATCGAAAGGAGGCGTTGAAAGATATTAGCAAACGCACACAAGTAGAAGATTTACAATTGTTTATTAACAATATTATTCAAGCCGAACAACTTGGTGTGGGTATCGCCAGGGTAATTCAGGTTCAGTCAGACCAAATCAGGGTTCTTCAACGACAACGGGCAGAAGAGCAGGCAATGAAAGTCCCTATCAAGATGCTCTTTCCACTCATCTTCTTCATTTTCCCCACTATCCTTCTGGTTGTCCTGGGTCCTGTCTTGCTTAAAATTATTAGCGAATTAGGCACAACAACAATCAAGTTTAGCTTTTGA